atcatatttgCAGGTTTCTGACATAATACGTTTGACGCAAACATGAGCAGATCACAATCCACAAAACAGTCTCCGTTAAgtcatatttcagttttctttctgGAAGCCTCACCATGAATGATTTCCACTGAATGTTACCTGTCACAGAGTAAACACGGGACTGTTATGTGTTCAGATCCCTCCTCCATCGACTGCCATTGTTCTTCATCACTGTCCGACAGCTCGGGTACATCTTCACACACCTCGCAGTCAGCATCACCTACATCACAGGATACAATGACAAAATCCATAACTAATAAACACCTTCTAAACAACCGGTTATGTGAAACACTAACAAAATTAACAGTGTTACACCATTTGAAAATGCCGAACTGCAATAGATTTTCGCTAAGATTAAAATACACTCTCCAACTCGCTAGAATAACGCAGTTTAAATCGCATCATAGGTTAAAGCAAATATATGCATCACATTTCATACATTCACGTGTACCTGTGTACGCTGCCATGTTGTAGTCTCTTGAGTTCGCGTTTTTCTCATCCGGGTCACTCTTATGTTGGTGTAATTCTCTTTTCTCGCCATGTGAGGTCGCTGTTTCTTTATTAATCGCAGTAACCTTGAGCCTTATGCCGTTAAATACCTTAGTGTTTGTATCCGTcgtgtttattgtatttgtgcatcttaacaaaacatcaaaaagtCGTTCGTGCCGGTACAACCCATTATCGTTATGTTTTGTAATTGTAGAATAACCCACTAGGCCTACCTACTACAGTCAACACTTTGGACTCTTATAATTAGCCTATTGTAAGGCTTGCAGTAATACTATATATTGTATCGCTAGTGTGTGAATTAGTATTGTCACTTTTCTGTGTGGAAATTATTTACAAAGCTACATTTAAAGGATGAGTTCTATAAGAAAGAGAGCAAGAGTCAAGCACACGTGAACTCTTCCAATTCTGGTTAAAAGCATTACAGTAGCCTAATCATAAAGTTTGGAATATATGCAGCTGCCAagttcaaaaatgaatattctgcaTGCAGTTGAACTGTATAGCTGCTGAACAGCTTCTGTGCATTATAAAGTTTAATACAGCAAATAAATCCTTTTGTCTTTCAGTTGTGACTGAAGAGGTGACTGCTTTAATCCACTTTTCAGATATCACATACAAACTAATATTACTATATACACAAAAGTTGTCAAgtatgaatataatttatttttcctgagcaatgtaaaattacataacaaaaaaaagcaCCAGAACCCAATATAAAGCATACAGAAACACAGCACATATTAAATTAGTGTCAAGCAGTACtatattttgaatatgtttttaaaatacttaataatTACATCCAAGTAAACTGcagtaaaacaatattttggCTTATCCTGCTGAAGAATCACACCATGCCAGAATTGCACTTAAGTAAAGAAATGTGAGAATAAAAGTCTTATTTTTTGTCTCCAATTTGTCCAAGATTGCATATGGCCTTGTTTTCGAGAATTTCCACTTTCTTCTCTCCATCTTTAAGTGTGTTGACAACCATAGCCCTGGCCACTGCTGTGATGCGAATAGACATTGTAGGGAAAACAGAGGAAAATGCACCAAGAAATTTCTGGGCCACCCACTCGGCTGGCCTGCTCTCCTCTCTGTCCACTAAGAGCaccctagaaaaaaaaaacaataacatatgaaatgatgatttaaataactgaaaaagcAGACATGCATAACACAAAGATGTATGACCTCTTATATGCAGAGTATAAGAAATCACAACAGATTTTATTCCTTGATTCAGTattttttgaacaaaaaaaatcagCCGGACTTACGCTGGTCGATAGACGGAGAAACGCTCAAACCCTAGGTCTTCAATTTCTGCTTCAACCTGTCCCTGTAAATACACCAGTGTTGGATTGGACATGGATTGGCTTGAATGCCATGAAAATACAAACTTCTTTGCTCTGTAAATCAAATAAGCCATATAATTTTAACAAGTTATAATACCTTCGTTTTcaggtagagaaagctgctggTTTTGTCTGCACCTTTGGAGGATTCAAGGTGAAAATGTGAGCAACCTCCTGCTTTGGCAAGTTCTGCAGACTTGAGTACGTAGTCATGATCCACCCGCACAAACCCTTCCTGTAGCCCATACAAAATGTATGcacaaaatgttatgttttttagTATGCAATTAACAAACTTTACcacaaaaaaatgaacatgaaatgTAAAGGGGTTCCAACACAAATGCAACGTTAGCAAAAACATagtgattttcttttaaaaatgttcatcaGCTGCTAAAGTGTTCTTTACTCGCATTGCCAATTAGAGTTttagtttgcatttattttatgtctCACCATGAAAAACATTCTTATTATACAAATCTTGATCTTAATTGATCTTGATGacttgtaatttaattttaatttagcaacAGAGCAGTGGGCAATCAAACATTTTGGCAACAAGCTGTATGGTATAATTTACTAAAGAAGGCTTGTTGCCAAAACGTTTGATTGTCCATTGCTctgttgcaaaattaaaattaaattacaagtTATTAAGAAGATACAGCAAGTGCGGATCTTTTATCTGAAAGTAATGTTACTTATCGATCTACGCACCCAAAACTAAGTTGAGAgcagtgatttttattttttccgtGAGTATTATACAAATATTGTGGAAAAAGCATTTTCTTATATTTCTAAAGTTGAAATAACTATAGGTTAAGGAGAAAATCCTTCATGCATTTCACAAAATGATCACATCTGAAACATACAGCTCCTGCTTTGGCCTTGGTTGTTCCTAGACAGCAGTATCCAACATCATGGCCCTGAAAAGCCTCAGCATACTCATCTAGCTTCTCAAAATCAACCACCTTTTGCACCTATAGAGAACAAGAAAGACAATAAACAGTCAGAATAAAATCCTtgataacattattttttttaaattgcattgcaacaaaatattaaactttaTGCTGTGCTGTCTTACTttaaaagttcacccaaaaatgaaaattcagtctgtggaagtcaatggttgAAGATATTTATACAGGTTTGACGTTTGGGACAACTTGAGTGTGTATGAGTAAATGTTgactgaattttcttttttgggtgagctatccctttaagccaCTTGATTTCATATTAGGTATGCAAtgaaatcatacatttttaaagtgaatAAGTGTCCAAACAAATTATGGGCTACTGGACATAATAGCATTTTCAAACTTGACGCATTACCAGATTTTCATAGGCTTTATCCTCAAAGGTGAGCTGCCTTCGTCCAATGAGAGTGATCTTGGAGAAGATGTTGCGCTCCACTATTTCCTTCAGCAGCGTTCTTCCGGTCTCACCTGAAGCGCCGAGAATGAAGCACGTTCTGTTCTTCTGCCGGTAATTCTCCTCCATCGCGTTCAGATCCATTCTGTAATGAAGAAATGATTGCATACGCAACCGTTTGAATCTCGCAACATCACCATGACAGTGCAGAATTTGCACAGGTGTACTATAATCATCAGGTGTGTTATTCGTAATAACTGCATCATGAGTTGATCCTCAAAGCGGCGCTCGCTGGCTCAAGGCTCACTGAACCGCATTCCAAATCTCAGGACGATTGTCTACTGGTAATAACATCTGTAGCTACACTAAAATACATGTCTGGGATTGTTGAAATCCATTAATGCCAGTATTTGGTACCTGGCATGCTAATGTAAATCCGCCCCAGATATCtatatcaaattatttttaaacatcctTATCCAATATAATTACAATCAACTGTGACTTGTCCATGCTGAGCAATGCTGAGAAAAGTATCGAGTACCACGT
The sequence above is a segment of the Onychostoma macrolepis isolate SWU-2019 chromosome 07, ASM1243209v1, whole genome shotgun sequence genome. Coding sequences within it:
- the htatip2 gene encoding oxidoreductase HTATIP2 isoform X1; the encoded protein is MNIFESNWGKTLSFFSVFVVALAVVFNYLESSETDEIPRMDLNAMEENYRQKNRTCFILGASGETGRTLLKEIVERNIFSKITLIGRRQLTFEDKAYENLVQKVVDFEKLDEYAEAFQGHDVGYCCLGTTKAKAGAEGFVRVDHDYVLKSAELAKAGGCSHFHLESSKGADKTSSFLYLKTKGQVEAEIEDLGFERFSVYRPAVLLVDREESRPAEWVAQKFLGAFSSVFPTMSIRITAVARAMVVNTLKDGEKKVEILENKAICNLGQIGDKK
- the htatip2 gene encoding oxidoreductase HTATIP2 isoform X2, which produces MDLNAMEENYRQKNRTCFILGASGETGRTLLKEIVERNIFSKITLIGRRQLTFEDKAYENLVQKVVDFEKLDEYAEAFQGHDVGYCCLGTTKAKAGAEGFVRVDHDYVLKSAELAKAGGCSHFHLESSKGADKTSSFLYLKTKGQVEAEIEDLGFERFSVYRPAVLLVDREESRPAEWVAQKFLGAFSSVFPTMSIRITAVARAMVVNTLKDGEKKVEILENKAICNLGQIGDKK